From the Nodularia sphaerocarpa UHCC 0038 genome, the window AACGAATAAACCTGAAGCTATGGGATTTAACAATATCTTCGTTGCGACTGGCTCGCGCTAAGATCATTTGATGTATGGTGGGTGCAGCAGAATACCAAGTGGGTTTGTAACGCTCAACCAGTTTCCAAAATTCTAAGGCATTAAACGCTGTGGGACAAATAAATGTCCCTCCTGATGCCAATGTTGCTAAAAGACACCCCACTAATCCGTGAATGTGAAATAGTGGCATCAGACATAAATTAATGTCGTTAGGAGTAAGGCTATAAACACCGATGATATTCTCGGCTGAGGCGATGAGATTACGGTGACGAATGGGAACCCGCTTGGGACGGCTAGTAGTTCCACTGGTATGCAAAATAATCGCTACATCATCAGCTTGGGGAAACTCAGGAGTAGAAGTTTCTCTTTGTGGTTGTATAATTTCTCTAATCAATTCCAAACTCAATGTTCCGTCAGCGTTTGTTATAGCCTGGATGAGTAGCATATCGGGATTAATGGCAGTTATAGCCGCCTCTGGTGTCCCTGGTAAGGTAATTAATGCTTTGGCTTGGAGGTCTTCGTAGTAAAAGGCAAATTCTTCTTGTTTGTATTTGGAATTCAAGGGGGCAGCAGTTCCACATAGACTCGCTGCGAGAAATATACACGCCATCGAAGAACCGTTTGTCATCGCAATGGCAATGCGATCGCCTTTACCTAAGCCGAAGCTGTGCAACTGGGTAACTAAATCAGCTACAATTGCCCGTAGTTGCTGATATGTCAGAGTCAGTTCATCGGGTGTTAACAAAGCTGGATGCTCGTCTTTTCCCGTTAAAATATCAAGTATGTGCATATTATGTGTATATATATTTGAAACTACTTCTAGTATTCAGTTAGGGAAACTGGCGATCGCGCACTTCAAAAGCATAATCTTGGACAGCTTTGGTAATTGTCTCGCGCAGATTTGTGTAAACTTTGGCAAAGGGTGGCTGCTTCTCTGAGAGACCCAGGACATCGGAGGTAACTAACACCTGTCCATCACAATGGACTCCCGCACCAATGCCAATAGTAGGAATATTTAACTTTTGTGTAATCTGCATTGCCAAATCTGCGGGAATATGCTC encodes:
- a CDS encoding acyl--CoA ligase → MHILDILTGKDEHPALLTPDELTLTYQQLRAIVADLVTQLHSFGLGKGDRIAIAMTNGSSMACIFLAASLCGTAAPLNSKYKQEEFAFYYEDLQAKALITLPGTPEAAITAINPDMLLIQAITNADGTLSLELIREIIQPQRETSTPEFPQADDVAIILHTSGTTSRPKRVPIRHRNLIASAENIIGVYSLTPNDINLCLMPLFHIHGLVGCLLATLASGGTFICPTAFNALEFWKLVERYKPTWYSAAPTIHQMILARASRNEDIVKSHSFRFIRSSSAPLPPVIIEQMEAVLNVPVVESYSMTEAAHQMTSNPLPPKIRKPGSVGYGHGVEVGIMDEDGKILSQGSLGEVVVKGANVIDGYENNPQANATAFVNGWFRTGDQGKLDADGYLYLTGRIKELINRGGEKISPLEIDDILLRHPAVAEALAFAVPHKTLGEEIHAAVVLKSNTSEQELKSHCSQHLAAFKIPKQIHILEALPRGATGKLQRLNMSKFLKLETDK